The Periplaneta americana isolate PAMFEO1 chromosome 1, P.americana_PAMFEO1_priV1, whole genome shotgun sequence DNA segment AGAGACAGagatactgttattgcaagttatcttgaacttcctgagcggggacagaggggcaagGGAAGGAAGCGCgcaacgtgggtggagccaaccgAGTTGTTTGCacatgctccgcatcataatcttTTGTCAAAAAACATAGAACTACTTCCTTCACTGcctaccagtagtgttaacatggagcagcaaccacagggtagtaattatggtgaaatcacaccacagcggagaaaaagtaacgctgttatccatagcggAGAAAGAGATATTAttgcaaatataattaagtgttgcgaggaggaaaaattaaacaaatgtttgttggaacctcttgataaggcATATGAGCGAgtggctaaatactctggcaaaagtattagttccgtgaagagaattaagaataatattgaattacaacctaATGAACCTCAcgctactccgggaaagaataggtagataatgtttagaaattattgctataatagttatgcacaatagtgtgtgtactgtgagcgacataatggattactgttgtaagttattattttgttatagttctgcaaaacatattatttcattccagaattaggaattgtgtaaagttgaagtggacgacttagatcaacatgtcattcggtatacaatcgaagaattctatcttgttcagaaagtagtacctacaattaagaagataattctgaATGGATGATgtcattgacgaaataataataattttggaccaagcaatgaagatgatgacaatgatgggaGCAATAATAGGattatggattgtgtataattgtaaattaatgtaaattcaaataataagcctgtaaaatattgttataagaatatgtacatattagctgtAGGCTGTAGTCATGTAGgcgtatataatgtatagaaatagctgtagtaactctgCCATTACCGGTCTttagcccggatgagagaggagtgtacacacgattatatttaaatacttactcattacaggttaattaaaaccagctacgaaaccatgttctcctctcaaaaccggagtgtcgtgagatgataatgtctgtattgaaccaagttcttttacagcatagagccgtaaagtgaaaggaccaacattttctgaaaagagtcacgttacccgagggaggggcatccttgccgtgccattacgttgatgagtacatgccgtaccaagcagttcgaaagacagacttaggggatgtaaggttcaagataacttgcaataacagtaatgTAGAAGAATATATTAATGATTAATTTCAGTCTTctattcatatgaaataaaaacttTCGTCATAGCTAAAAATATGCTACGAACTTTTGCATCAACCCAATACCTTGTTCTTCCCGTATGACTTTCATTTAATAAcgtgtgattattttacaaaataagtcGGTTATTTTGACTACTTGCTTTAGTTTGGTCCTAAGAAATAAACCACATCCTGAAATTGTGATAACTGTTCATATTCTTATATTTTCACGGCAAACTTTTAAAACACAATCATTTaggtgtaaaaaataaataaacgaaaaacgtatatccaaaataaattaacatggaaagtataggaattttgctgGGCCTTCAGAAAGGAACTACTTCATGTGAAAAATGTATAACTGCAAAACATacaaaagaagttttactgtatatgcaAAATATGTTCAACTAAGGGTAACCTGTATCTACAAAGTTTCGTAACACTGTAAGCTCAAAAGTGGTTAGTGTAAAGACACAAATCCCAAACATAGTTCATTGTATTGCATGACTTTCCTTTACTAATTAAAGacgttaatatttttaatgaatgtaaAGACTTTCAAGAGAAACTCCCCTCccctgaatgaaaaaaattaaacaattaaaaaaaataacgagaatttggctattatgtttcTTTAAAACAACTCAGTAATATAGTATCCGAAATTACTTTGTAAGAGTCCTTTCAAGAATAAATGGGAGATTCGATCAAACTAAACACAAGGTTTGTTTTTTACTTGcatatcaacacataattttGTACACAAGTTTCTTTGCTggcaacaaaatattatttcttatgaATTCACACTTCCACTTGTAcaaatactaaataatggatttaATTTCCTTTCAATTTTTCACCAAACTATCCAATACACTGAAGCGGACTGTCAAGTATTTACGAGATTTTggtcagaaaatatatatttatctacatatataATACTAGTGATCACAATATATCAAGATAAGATGATGTTTGCAAATAAAGGCAACTGACTTGGTACCCAGTAATTTTCAGCTACTTTTATCACACAACAtatgtgatattttcttaacGCGACCTAATATATTGTCAATTAACTAGATTATGTACAGAGCACCTCATTTCTCCGCCAGCCGGAAATTCACACACAAGCCATGTATGTGTGGTCAGCCTAAGTTCGCCATTATCAGTCCAAAATCACCTACTTTTGCTGCACAGGCTAGAATTGGACACCTTGTTATGGAATCTTATCTGCATCACTTTAAATTATCAGACACCACTATGTCAAAAAATGTTTAACGGAAGAAAAAACAATAGAACACATTCtacttcaattaataataatctgtggcgctacagcccacgaagggccaagaccgaccagccacctgctggcctcacgaccacatgctgaagcagaggtggacgatcattcaaccagaatggaggtatcgtgtggttagcacgatgggcccgccagccgttatagctggtgtgtgtaaccggatttcactacctatcgtagctccccaagtgcatcacgatgctgggtgggcaccagtcccatactctggccgaaatttcatgagaaaatttcttcccccatgaggactcgaaccagcgcgcattccgtaacacgagtcccaggcaggatgccttagaccacgacaccacggcacTACCAACTATAAAGTGCaagaaattaacaaaaacaactcATTATATGAAATTCTCACCAACCCACAGCTCCGGATAATTGCACATTTGATTTACGGTGGACATCATGTAATCAGCTTATAGCTGGACACATGtattaagaagaaagaaagaaagaagtaaataagtccTAAACCCCCTGCATATTTCTAGTCCTAAGTTTGATTAGTAACAGCATGTACACAATCGCATTTTCACTGAAAGAGTAACTATATTCTATGAATTACAGCCGCATTACAATGTAAATCAGGCGAATTTCTGCAATTGGGTTTTACAAAACACTGCGGACAGTTTTGTTGATCCACATTTGCAGTTGCAGAAGCAAGTTCAGACAGGTCTGTAATGTCTATTTAACTTCCATCCGGCCCCCGAATCCCTCAATCAAAGGAAAATAGATATGACAGTATCATCCCTACTTCACTGTGTAGTTGCTTAGACAAAAGTGATTTGTCCAGCATTCtgctattaaaatgaaatatatttttagtgtTATATAGTGTGTTGCTATCAAAAGGTAAGTGACAGTGATGTTTCCATGTCTGGTATTATAATCCCTTCACATACCTTGTACCAATCCACCGCATGATGTCACTCATACTTGCAGATTCCAGGAAGGAAaactcattatgaaataaaatactaattGTGTACATGCTATTTTTAATCAAAGTTACAAGACTATAAATATGTGGGGGTTTATGGATCAACAATGGCGCAACCTAAGCCAGCCACATACACATAGCTCATGCATGCATTCCCAGCCAGGGGCAGAAGAACACTCCGTATCTTCATCTTGATTAAAATGAGTTTCTACGAGAGGTAAAAAATAAAATCTTGCTTTCTTTCGTAATTCAAAATTAATGTGGTAAAAGATTCAATGTTAATAAATTTCGCCAATAATGACTGTAATAATTACTAAAATGACAATGAGAACACTGAGGAAGGAATAAGTCATTTAGACATTCTTTTAAATCTATAACATTGTAAGAGGTGACTTTCCATAGTATTAgcattttgttaaataatatcCTTTCAGTAATTCTATGGTATGTCTTCAATgctaacattttaaaaatcaaataatgtaacataattctgaaaaagaaaaacGTGATTTTTTtgcatatataaaataatatttatttaaataattattcgtATTATTCACTGCTTTACCTATGAAATTGTTTTCTGCAATAGCATTTAAAGTTAAGAATGACTCTAGAAAATAGTCTTAATCTAACATGTTTTATATAAAGCATAATCACAAGGGGGTTTTGATTATGCACACAACTTTGTATATAATCACATTCACGGaagctttaaaaaaatattaggaCTGAAAATAACACATCCCAACATTATAAACCATTACACCAGTATTTCTCAGTCTGAAGAAATATACCCTCAAGAAACCAGCATTTCCTTGTGTGGCAGAGTGACTGTACTGCACATGTTTTTATTTCCTATTATTGTAGATAATTTCTCAATTGTAGACCATCAGAACATAATTAAAAGTCAATGAAGAATTCATATATGAATAACGATATTTATCATCAGATTTACaaactatatacaaaatattttaaactgaTGTTAGCATTAgctatttttattccattttgcattatattaaaatacaaaagatCAAAAAGTGACATTTAGAAAACTGGGAACAGTACAGTCAACATCTCTTCACACATTACATgatatgtatttgtatgtttatctattaatatgcTTGTTTATTAAACCACCAGCAAACTGCAATGTGATAGAACATTCTAATACCAGACGTTGCATCCTGCAATTTGAAACTGTCCAGTTTAATTCAGTGTTTTGACATTAAATATGGCTGAGTTTTCTCTACTCAATTTATTTCAACCCTGTATGTTCATCCTCCTCTATTTCTCctctttatatatatttatataatttaatgaaatattttaaaaaatgaacacaaaTAATGATTTGTAGGGGATGGTATGTCACAATCACCTCCGTTTCCGCGCAGACCATGTACTCCATTGAATGCCTGACCGAGGATGACATTTTCGTGGAGATGCTCTTCTCTTGGATGGAGAAGATCCAACAGGCCTTTTTAAGCCATCACTAGAAGATACTGATGGACTTCTTTTCTGAACAGGAACAGAAATGCCAGGTGATGAGGAAGACAGAGAAGAGCTTCGCAGTCGACGATTGTTGGAAATTCCAGCAACAAAGTAAGATGAGGAAGAAGAGTTTGGCAAACTGGTTACCACTACACCAGCAATATCAGGTATCTTAGTCATCCTGACACACGGTTGGTATTCCGATGAGCTGTGTCCACCAGTCGAATCTACACTTTCTGTCCTTGCTAGAGCAGATGCTCGTTTTTCTTGAACAATGGAAGGTTCGCTACCACCACTGGCAGAATTGTTTACCGATTTCCCCACTTCATTGTTGCTGTCATCCCTACATGTCCCTACCCTATCAGACTTCTCTGATAATTTATCACGACACACTGTTGCTTCATCTATTACTTTCTCAGCACTACCACAATTGTCTCTCTTCACTCCACTTGCAATGCGTTCTTCAGTTGATAAAGTCAACTTATCTGAAACATTCACACACTTTGCAGTCCCGTCATCTGCTGATGGACCATGTTCCTCAATCctatttactttatttgtttttttcttccccCTCTGCTTTTCTGCTGGCCAACCTGTAAGATTTTTCTTCCGTTTCCTTTTCCTTCCACGTATCTGCAAGACCCTTCCTTCAAAACCATCAGAAAAAGTGATAGTCTCACATGTTGAAGAGGCTCCACATTCAGAACTGTTACACGACGATTCACCAAGGTGAAGTGATGGATTATTCAGGTAACTTAAACAGTCCTTGTTCATAAACACAGGTTCGTCCACACAGCGACATGTGGAGAACTCATCTAACAAAGTCACAACATCCATCTTAGGGCCACCACGACATCGGTTCTGAATCTGTTCCCTTGTACTTGATATTGAATGTTCTCCACTTAATTCTTCCAACACAACAGGATCTACATCCATTATTTCCTGATGTCTACCTAACTTCAATTCTAACTTCTTTGCCTTTGCATTAGAATTCTTTCTACTCTGCACGTTTTTCTTCGCACTTGACTTACGGTTCTTATCTATAAGTTTCGGAGTAGTATTAACTTCCTGCTTCAATTCATCACTGCTCATATCATTTTCACTACCACTGCCCTCCTCTCCCTCACTTCCCAAGCCAAACATTCTGTCTATGTTCCGTGCAATCTCATGGAGATCTGCATCAGATTCAGATTTGAAGTCCGAATTTGATCCTTGTACCACTGGAGTAGATTCAGGTGAAGTTGGAACCATCATGGATGTATTAGGGGATGTATTAGGCTCATCTTTAATCTCACTAGTTGCATCTCTACTGGCATTGTCTTCTTCAGCGGAATTGTTGCCAGTTGTATCATCTCTGAATTTATCCGGCTCTTTTCTACGCCTATGATGCATCAGACTTGATAAAATTGCCAAGGTTGAAGCATGACATCTGGGAGATTTTCTAGGTTTTTTGTCTAGCAAATGAGCAAACCTGTTGCGCCGCTTTCTCATTAAGCCAGAAGATCCTGATCCTCCACCCGGACCACCACACCCAGATGCAAGACCTTCTGGGGCTGGCATCTCATATGGCAAGAGAAAGGGTTTCCAATAACAGGAATCACTCATGAAAGAATACGCATAGAATTCTTCACCTTCATCCTGCCTTGTGTAGGTCTGATACCAAGGCTCACTTTGAGGAACAACTTcaaatgagaaatgaagtttctCCATGGATGAAAGCAATTCATTCTCTACAGACTCTTTCAAATTTGAGTCATCCtgttcttctttctttctgtcatcTTCTTTCTCTTGCTTCTTCGCACTTTTACTCTCACTTTCTCCAACCACCTTTTCTTTGGATTCTTCCTGTGTATGGACAATATGCTCCTTCTCATTCGATATTTCATTACTGCATGTTACTACTTTGGTATGTGCACCGTTACAAGTAGCTTTACCCCCTTTAGATGTTGAGTCTGATTTAGAACTGCTTGGTGTACCTGCTCCTTGCTTGCTTCCACTGCTGTCCTTGTTGCTAACAGAGTTAACCTTGTTCTCAACAGAGGTCAAAGTAGGAGGAAGTATACTTCCTTGAAAACGAAGTCGGGAGCCAGGTATTTCAAACTTATAATAATCCAAATTGTCATGAATGAAAGCCTCAGCATGAGTCCGTCGCTTTCTCTTCTGCCGTGTTGCATTGCTGGTATCACAACTGCTGGCCAAGCTACAAGTATCTATTGAACCTACTGAACTTTCATCACACTGTAACATGTTACACTGGTTCCCATTTTCCCCATCAATTTTCAAATGAACTACTGGAGGTacattgcaattatttcttgaaTTATTCTCGCCATCTTTTTTCTTTACATGTTTCTTATTGTCAACCAACTTTTTTACATTAGTATCTTCATTGCAATTGTCCTTCTTTGTGCTTTTATTCACTTTTGTTTTGgtcttttcctcctcctcttcttcggAAGAATCAGATGAACTGTCTTTCCGCACCGGTTCTCCGAACATAAAGCTCTCGGCTTCATCACTTAATAAAGTGAGTTCACTTTTCCTAACCCTTTGAAATTTTACAGTAACTGTTTCTTCCACTTTACTTTCCTTCTTAGTTCCTTCATGACCCTGTTCTCCATTACACTTCACACTATTGTTTACCTTCGGTGGAATACTCGACTCCACTTTCTCTTCTTTCACTTCCGACTTTAAAGGCATTTCAATTTCTCTCTGGGCAGGGAAGTACCCACTTGACCGAAGTTTACTATTTTTCAGTTCTAATTTGTAATAAGCTTTATTGTCCTCTATCAATTTTTCCTCAACAGACAATCTCTTACGTCTTATCACCTGACTATTGCCACTCCGACACATCGCAGACTTTACTTCTTCCTTGATGTTCCCACTCCGACACGGAGACTTTACTTCCTCCTTAATAACTAGGCCTGCTTTGGGCTTCTCGTCATCACTCCGAGTTAGAGGTATATCACGGCACGTACGGGCAGGCTGCGGTTCAGCAGAACTATGACCAAGGCGAGTCCTTACAGGATAGCCTTCGTCTTCTGCAGTAGTCCCCAGAAGATTGCTTGGAAGCCAAATCTGGCCTCGGGAACGCAGATGGTGTCCTGAATCACTGCCCGTTGGAGACAACTGCTGTTGCAGTGAAGGAGATGTACTGCTGCAGAAGGAAGCTGATGCCCTCCTCACTCGCTGAGGTCTGCTACTTCCTcccccttctcctcctccttgtaTCTCCCACTGCACTCGCCTTATGTTGCCAGAGAGAGGGCTTTTCATTCCACCATGCCTTGTGTCATAGCAATGACTCCATATGCCATTGCACTGTAcctgtaaattaataaaaacaagtttgtctcaataatgttcaattaaatacacaaaaacaagAGTTCTATGTGAAGAAGTTTCATATTTTTTGTGATACATAACGTGTGTATAAAAATATCTCTTCCCTTTTTCAATTCCCATTCCATTAATTAATTCTGATAAATTACATTCACATTTCATTTAGTACAAAAATGATACCTGAAACAACAGACAATTCAGCCAGATGTTCGACAATACTGCAGAAGGTACTGTACTCTATGCACATTTATTTTACTATGTAAGGCAAAAAGCAAAGTTTAAGAATATATTGAAGAAGTAATATCCAGAACCAAATgaatttttattacaaggtcCAGTTTCCTATAAAATCTGAATATCTGTGTCTAGACTTTTAAGATGGGAGTTATTGGAAATACAACTTTTTCTTTAAGAAATCATTACAACCATAGTTTTAAGTTAAAGGCATGAAATTTTGTGTGCATAAAGACAAAGAATTGTATTCAATGGAAAAAATATAACGCGATACCTAAGAGTAAGACATGcgcataaatatattataaaacacttaACAGTTATGCCCTTTTGTATGAAAGCCATAACATGAATCCTAACTAACCAATTCATTTGAAATTCTTATTGTATGAAGCTAACACTGCTATAAGATTACTGGACTATAATAAATACCATAATATGTACATCAgttttatatttgtaaaattttgaactTAGTGTTGCAAAAATaatcaattttttcttcaaataataccctaaaataaaaatgtaaataatgaattattatcatTGTAGTTCCAAATCTTCAGCAATATGTAATGAACTCCTAAAAAAAATCACAGCACTGGAATTTATAGTTTTTGAGAAAACACTTTAGATCCTGCAAAAAATGTATATTCGAGAAAAATGCACTGAAATATCAAAGAAAGGGGCATGGTGGCAAGTGATGAGtttaacatttaaatgtttttaatatacttcCAGGTCTTctacaaatataaaatttatacacaATGTAAATAATCACACTATGTAGattaagaaaaacatatttccaaAGAAcatattttgacaaaaaaaatcatGACATCACCCCTTAAAAAATAGTAGCCCAATTTTAGATTTAAATACACGGAACCTATTAAGTTACAAACATAAATCTCAAACATGGTCACCACTGTATCATATGTTCAAAGATCCGATTTTTAACTGCAGCTGCCTGTACTTAACAGCTGTCAAAATGCAAGTGTATTCAGATGCATTGGTGCAAAAATTCACTGACTTGCCTTAATACTAATTCCCACTAATTCTTCCAAAATGTGCGaatattcagaaaaataatatacactgtaaATAGCCTAACTGCAGATGCAAAAGTCTCAAAGTGACTACTGTACTCTGGTCATTTATTTTCAACAACAATGAATATGatgttttttgtattttaattacattCAGTGTCACCAGCCTGTAAAAAACGTAATAATGTAGTTATGCTAAGATTATTTTCTAGATAGCAGTGCAAAAAACTGAGCTGATAAGTATTactggaaatttatttattaaataatccaATACTACATGGAATATTATAATCAGCTGCTGACATCATATGTAACATAGGAAGTCTGCATGTACAAATTTTGCTGAACtattaaaacataaaaagcataaaaaaaaaacatacaaaaaagGGTCAAGCATTTGTCTTTAAACATATCTAGTTTTGcaggaaattaatttaattcacataCTTTTATAACACACGTACAGTAACTAATTTTGATATGTCAACCTCTTTACTTGAAAACCAACACCTGACTTAACTAAACAACTCCTAGTTCCAGAAAGGAGAAGATCTGGGCCCCATTGCATGATTTTACTAATATCAttagaataaatttacaaattattaatactaataatttctaTTGCATAATACCaatgaatttactaatattagtaattttcgctagaaaaattttacaaatcaAAGAAATATAGGTATCACAGCCTCTTGCTCTGTAACTGTATGTACCAGTGCCATGATAACCACAGCGACAATTACAATAATCTCGATGGCAGTGAGTGTaaataccaaattaaaaaattagcaGTATTGATGTGTCTAAATTTTTTGCAATGGGGAAGAGAGAAGAGCAAGAAAAACtcaaattgtattaaataacattaaatttaaaaaaaatcgatatTATTTAGCCGATTTAGCAACATATTAATTAAAGATGACAAAATTAATGGATGAAAAGAAATATGTGAATATGGAAAATCAAATGGAGCAATACCACAAACGAAGGTTGGACACATCTGAGAGATGTTCGGTGGTCAAATACAAAAAAGACATCAGTGGTAAGAAATAAGACTTCTATGAACACTATATAGTTATAGCAAAGACATTACATAGACAGCCGGAAtcttgagttggcaacactgtaaatAACTGTCAAGAGCAGGACTACAACATGTTTTTGTGTTaatgtcaatttttaatgtaaatgaaTGTTATAACATAGTGTGAAATTATGTTTGCAGTCGTACCAAACATccattgtttatgtattataaactaagtgcatatTGGCGATAAAAGACAATGGCTGCAGTATTTGGCAATTTTCACGGTTAATgatgacaaagtgattgacaactcttctagatattaaatattttatgaactACATttttagtcttacttgtggtttgtagtGTAGCAGAAATGTTGTTCCAATTAAATTGTGGGATCTCGCCtgctataaatatcaataaaattactcTGTTGGTTCtgaagttcattcattcataatgttctgctcaagatcaggtctttcactgcaaaccagcattctccagtctttcttattttctgccttcctcttagtctccacatacaatccttatatcttaatgtcgtctattatttgatatcttctcctgcccctAACTATTCTCCCATTCTAATCTTGAACACTAAAAGAGCGAATGCGTgcacaaattatagatagttctgataTAAAGAAGGCATTccaaatcttcaacaaaactgcaacatttatgggatcgcAAAATAGCTGTttaaagttcattgtaaacagctattttgtgatcccataaatgttgcagttttgttgaagattcagaATGTCAGAACCATCTATATTCTGTAGATGCACACACTCGCCCTGTTGGTGTTCGTTTTCTTTTCCCCccctttatctatctatcttcgtagtgtatccagctatttgctgaaaacacgtattccactatgtttcactatgaatttcctcttcttacaaatgatgggtaaaaagcacgatgctgATTGTGTATTTCAGCATCCACATTCCCTTTATAAatacgtttcttttcacttcatatTTATAGGATTTGAAGTTCaccgagtttacgctaattggcacatacttaatagataataatgtgttttgttacatattatgttaaaggtatgtttttgcattttttcatagatctttatacttagCCTAACTGTGTTTATAccctcatactttattataatacgtccatagtttcttctgtttatgtttttattttttttttttgcatagtttACATTCTTAACTTGTTTCCtgcagttatatttatttaaaattatatttgaaaaagtttataacaaataattcagaataacagtattgttatggtgactagCCAGGTTCAAACCAAAACTGGCTTCCTAggcatatgaaatatttatagaaaagcacggcagataatcacatgagattaaaatatatgtgatatcctagacctttcatgtCAGAAGTGAAATGCCATAAagtggcaaaacattgtcaatttactagctacatattagttaattgattggaatagggtattacgaaagtacgtcgttattttatttatttttggtacaggtaacatttctttaagtatttatttgcccttgtaccatcaatttttttaagtggctgtatgcaagtacgcagtattctgaaactcaaaataccatttcggatttcgtaataaattatgtacatcaatattctgaatcttgatcatatccaCTTACTTTTGTgtaaattaatgtcgaaaatgtacacgtGACAACGAAACCAAAGCACTATAATGTCAAACATCGTGTTGTATTTCGCCTTCGCCCTTGCCTCCGCTCAGTGTTGCCAAACGTATGCATGcttcggcttgtaactgaagatggctctggttATAGTTACACACTTTCTGTCGTCTAGGAGGAGGCCTTGGTACGTTTTCTTCATCTGAAGAATCCAAAACTAAATAATTAATCATGATTTAGTTTACTATTATTGACTACAAACAAACTAACTTCACTGATGATCTGTAATTAACGGATGAATGCAAACTTGtacaaaaaatattagtaaacactaataactaataatattagtttcaattatgcaaca contains these protein-coding regions:
- the LOC138695727 gene encoding protein chiffon-like isoform X2; translated protein: MLSSSKKERQKEKEGRSQHRKSTKPLQNKKFYLDLKNHVAANNLEQRLKSLGAIVELFLVKEVNYVVTDRSHWTGASTAASGGSVSGSTPKCGAILSPSLTPLGGQCSNESPATLDSPGDGLKGGGRRRSTRAEAMLERARLQPQQCTVDPLDNAARWNIPIWPLEKVLKWIDKICNKYFNHSSTCSEQKKQSTTGLKIPYIKLESVNRQYRPVYKELSVWPSISLDFEPGGCPFTAPKVSEKKVQEKKGQETPGHTPKPTRKGNEAASAQKSTKQTVETPRMTRKARSRLHRGNDTTVALQNSAIVSGYCEICQLTFVDQKKHLLSDRHSKFIANSNNFLSLDHLINQGPTMDAFLKLNGANQISTCPTELSGSTRRSLRSVVKLHSLTLDASTSITSPAAWKGNEPLSSTPKRPAPVSNTNGHHVTRSSGLKQHFEEKSKMLLQQKESLEVQCNGIWSHCYDTRHGGMKSPLSGNIRRVQWEIQGGGEGGGSSRPQRVRRASASFCSSTSPSLQQQLSPTGSDSGHHLRSRGQIWLPSNLLGTTAEDEGYPVRTRLGHSSAEPQPARTCRDIPLTRSDDEKPKAGLVIKEEVKSPCRSGNIKEEVKSAMCRSGNSQVIRRKRLSVEEKLIEDNKAYYKLELKNSKLRSSGYFPAQREIEMPLKSEVKEEKVESSIPPKVNNSVKCNGEQGHEGTKKESKVEETVTVKFQRVRKSELTLLSDEAESFMFGEPVRKDSSSDSSEEEEEEKTKTKVNKSTKKDNCNEDTNVKKLVDNKKHVKKKDGENNSRNNCNVPPVVHLKIDGENGNQCNMLQCDESSVGSIDTCSLASSCDTSNATRQKRKRRTHAEAFIHDNLDYYKFEIPGSRLRFQGSILPPTLTSVENKVNSVSNKDSSGSKQGAGTPSSSKSDSTSKGGKATCNGAHTKVVTCSNEISNEKEHIVHTQEESKEKVVGESESKSAKKQEKEDDRKKEEQDDSNLKESVENELLSSMEKLHFSFEVVPQSEPWYQTYTRQDEGEEFYAYSFMSDSCYWKPFLLPYEMPAPEGLASGCGGPGGGSGSSGLMRKRRNRFAHLLDKKPRKSPRCHASTLAILSSLMHHRRRKEPDKFRDDTTGNNSAEEDNASRDATSEIKDEPNTSPNTSMMVPTSPESTPVVQGSNSDFKSESDADLHEIARNIDRMFGLGSEGEEGSGSENDMSSDELKQEVNTTPKLIDKNRKSSAKKNVQSRKNSNAKAKKLELKLGRHQEIMDVDPVVLEELSGEHSISSTREQIQNRCRGGPKMDVVTLLDEFSTCRCVDEPVFMNKDCLSYLNNPSLHLGESSCNSSECGASSTCETITFSDGFEGRVLQIRGRKRKRKKNLTGWPAEKQRGKKKTNKVNRIEEHGPSADDGTAKCVNVSDKLTLSTEERIASGVKRDNCGSAEKVIDEATVCRDKLSEKSDRVGTCRDDSNNEVGKSVNNSASGGSEPSIVQEKRASALARTESVDSTGGHSSSEYQPCVRMTKIPDIAGVVVTSLPNSSSSSYFVAGISNNRRLRSSSLSSSSPGISVPVQKRSPSVSSSDGLKRPVGSSPSKRRASPRKCHPRSGIQWSTWSARKRR